Proteins encoded together in one Psychrobacter sp. 28M-43 window:
- a CDS encoding esterase/lipase family protein produces the protein MTLSLYIRAALTPRTLLPILGSISASVLLMTMQTTSAQAAGQYYNCANANGCKLVDSKYFTSSYTKTQYPVVLAHGLGGFTTLFGVIDYFNGIPEDLMKGGSEVYTTKTSAVNNSEVRGEQLLQQVKTIAAISGESKVNLFGHSQGGIDIRYVAGVAPKYVASVTAVSSPEQGSKTADFVKNVLEPNNTSGQPSNVTTQLVSGVFNLIGGFTDIGSGISFNQIQQQDGWQALVALSTDGAAKFNAKFPAAMPKNYCGQPTSTAVNGIKYYSFSGVGQITSALDPSDYLLAATGVPFAGESNDGLVSACSSRLGYVIRDNYRMNHLDSADQVLGLTAWGESEPKSIYRTQVNRLKNANL, from the coding sequence ATGACGCTTTCTTTGTACATTCGTGCAGCTCTCACACCGAGGACATTGTTACCGATACTGGGTTCAATCAGTGCTAGTGTGCTTCTAATGACCATGCAAACCACTTCTGCTCAAGCTGCAGGACAATACTATAATTGTGCCAATGCTAACGGTTGCAAGTTGGTGGACAGTAAATACTTCACTTCTAGTTACACTAAAACTCAATATCCAGTCGTCTTAGCACACGGGCTTGGCGGCTTCACAACGCTATTTGGAGTCATTGACTATTTTAATGGGATTCCAGAAGACTTGATGAAAGGTGGCTCAGAGGTATATACCACCAAAACGTCAGCGGTCAATAACAGCGAAGTTCGAGGTGAGCAACTGCTACAACAGGTCAAGACCATTGCCGCGATCTCAGGTGAGTCTAAAGTTAATTTATTTGGACACAGTCAGGGAGGTATAGATATCCGTTATGTCGCTGGCGTCGCGCCAAAGTACGTGGCTTCAGTAACCGCAGTATCAAGCCCAGAACAAGGATCAAAAACCGCTGATTTTGTGAAAAATGTCCTTGAACCAAATAATACTTCTGGACAGCCATCTAATGTCACCACCCAGCTAGTATCAGGCGTGTTTAATCTGATTGGTGGCTTTACAGATATTGGTTCTGGTATCAGTTTCAATCAAATTCAACAACAAGATGGCTGGCAAGCGCTCGTGGCTCTATCGACCGATGGTGCTGCTAAGTTCAATGCCAAATTTCCTGCAGCAATGCCAAAAAACTACTGTGGTCAGCCGACTAGTACGGCAGTCAATGGCATCAAGTATTATTCGTTTAGCGGCGTTGGGCAAATAACGAGCGCACTTGATCCTAGCGATTATCTATTGGCCGCAACGGGCGTACCATTTGCAGGTGAGTCTAATGATGGATTGGTATCTGCTTGCTCAAGTCGTCTTGGCTATGTAATTCGTGATAATTATAGAATGAACCATTTGGATTCCGCTGATCAAGTCTTGGGTTTGACGGCATGGGGAGAGTCTGAGCCAAAATCCATCTATCGCACCCAGGTAAACCGTCTGAAAAACGCCAACCTATAA
- a CDS encoding lipase secretion chaperone translates to MSNNRRPVYATIAIIAVVIIATAAVILWFKPDSNDVNSTSIKSSVSDNENIESVTTELAAGQVVKATTTPSQSQSVTGLENLPRSLKGTQIDGEIIIDENKQLVVTEGLRRLFDYFLSALGEEEEAVIFARVESYIRHHTPEPAASQAVTIFNRYVAYLKALPEIEKRYGNLQLQATKNGELDLNAVAQQKQDIANLRQQYFDKPTITAFFGAEDDYDSYSIEMVRIDQNKQMSDAQKQAARQDYISRLPENATKSNIMQQANISELMTRTEQMKARGATPEELYNMRRELVGAPAAERLAQVDQEDANFDQRFTQYETQKNRLLSQGVDAAQAQIQINQLEQQLFNDTERKRLDGYAALQRQQAVNNP, encoded by the coding sequence ATGTCAAATAACCGCCGTCCAGTCTATGCAACAATTGCTATCATCGCCGTGGTTATCATTGCCACAGCGGCGGTTATTTTATGGTTCAAGCCTGATAGCAACGATGTAAATTCAACTTCAATCAAATCGTCCGTCTCTGATAATGAGAATATCGAGTCAGTGACAACTGAGTTGGCTGCGGGACAAGTCGTGAAAGCTACAACGACACCCAGCCAGTCTCAATCTGTCACAGGACTAGAAAATTTACCACGCTCATTAAAGGGTACCCAAATTGATGGTGAAATCATCATCGATGAAAATAAACAGTTAGTCGTCACTGAAGGTCTGCGGCGTTTGTTCGATTATTTTTTATCTGCCCTGGGTGAGGAAGAAGAAGCGGTTATATTTGCCCGTGTGGAGAGTTATATTCGTCATCACACACCAGAGCCTGCCGCTAGCCAAGCGGTCACTATTTTTAATCGATATGTTGCTTATCTTAAAGCACTTCCTGAGATAGAAAAGCGTTATGGTAATCTGCAATTACAAGCGACCAAAAATGGTGAGTTGGACTTGAACGCAGTTGCCCAACAAAAACAAGACATCGCTAATCTACGACAGCAGTACTTTGACAAGCCAACCATTACAGCATTTTTTGGCGCAGAGGATGATTACGATAGTTATAGTATAGAGATGGTCAGAATTGACCAAAATAAGCAAATGTCTGACGCACAGAAACAAGCTGCCCGTCAGGACTATATTAGTCGATTGCCAGAGAATGCTACTAAAAGCAATATCATGCAACAAGCCAATATTAGCGAGTTGATGACTCGCACTGAACAGATGAAAGCTCGCGGCGCAACGCCCGAGGAGTTATATAATATGCGCCGAGAGCTAGTAGGCGCACCAGCAGCAGAAAGGCTGGCACAAGTAGATCAAGAAGACGCTAATTTTGACCAACGCTTCACCCAGTATGAAACTCAAAAGAATCGCTTATTAAGTCAAGGTGTCGATGCCGCCCAAGCGCAAATTCAGATAAATCAGCTTGAACAGCAACTATTTAATGACACTGAGCGTAAGCGTCTGGATGGTTATGCAGCATTGCAACGTCAGCAAGCTGTGAATAATCCCTAA
- a CDS encoding META domain-containing protein: protein MKNMTKVMMAVTLAVGTLAAGCQTTNLPAPVNQPITADVLQAHNWQLVDAKRSNGDKVTQLFFDPAKPLTLNFMNDNGRDYVAFMNTCNSMGAGYSVANGEVEIKNGISTMMACPEPQASFDTAALATVQGKYSLSKNANNVPILTIKNDDQVAYFKAVAK, encoded by the coding sequence ATGAAGAATATGACTAAAGTAATGATGGCCGTGACATTGGCAGTTGGTACACTTGCTGCGGGTTGTCAGACGACGAACTTGCCTGCGCCAGTTAACCAACCAATCACTGCAGATGTCTTGCAAGCACACAACTGGCAGCTCGTTGATGCCAAACGCAGTAATGGTGATAAAGTAACGCAATTATTTTTTGACCCAGCCAAGCCGTTAACGTTAAATTTCATGAATGATAACGGTAGAGATTACGTGGCATTTATGAATACCTGTAATAGCATGGGTGCTGGATATAGCGTCGCAAATGGTGAAGTCGAGATTAAAAACGGCATCAGTACTATGATGGCATGTCCTGAACCGCAAGCCAGCTTTGATACTGCTGCCTTAGCCACTGTACAAGGTAAGTATAGCCTTAGTAAGAATGCCAACAATGTGCCGATCTTGACCATTAAAAACGATGATCAAGTCGCTTATTTTAAAGCCGTTGCGAAGTAG
- a CDS encoding PD40 domain-containing protein, producing MFETIKVITTIAIVTVLTGCQTLPNTSVKKPTSTVETNPLTARMPAIDRRGYIAYIEEQGVGTAKVSSLYSIRPDGSDRQLIDQLNGYIYAPAWSANGQLLAYSKQAPREHPKIYIYDRSSNTRNLVVNAEGSNMSASFSPDGQDLLYSSTVGGNADIYKMRLSDGNTQQLTTLPSTEVQPSYAADGKSFVYTSDKVRAGRPRIYRYDFATGNATAVSTNGYVASPQLSLDGQRMAYLNGRKAAVMTLTTGQVVNLAETGLDEPARLSPSGNYAVYPTRRLSVGGQAAGQSSGSLVIHSLSGNTNYAISGQNGGVVRSPIWGR from the coding sequence ATGTTTGAAACCATAAAAGTCATTACTACGATAGCTATAGTTACCGTCCTCACTGGCTGTCAGACATTACCTAATACCTCAGTAAAAAAGCCAACCAGTACAGTCGAGACCAATCCGCTGACTGCACGTATGCCAGCTATTGATCGCCGAGGATACATTGCCTACATAGAAGAGCAGGGCGTAGGTACGGCAAAAGTATCGTCACTCTATAGTATCCGTCCTGACGGTAGCGATCGTCAGCTCATCGATCAGCTTAATGGCTATATCTATGCGCCAGCATGGTCGGCAAACGGACAGCTGCTTGCCTATAGCAAACAAGCCCCGCGTGAGCATCCCAAAATTTATATTTATGATCGTAGTAGCAATACGCGCAACCTAGTGGTGAATGCTGAAGGCAGTAATATGTCAGCGTCATTCTCACCCGATGGTCAAGATTTGCTTTATAGCTCTACGGTCGGTGGTAATGCTGATATTTATAAGATGCGTCTGAGTGATGGCAATACTCAGCAGTTAACGACCCTGCCAAGTACAGAGGTACAGCCCAGTTATGCTGCTGATGGCAAGAGCTTTGTCTATACCAGTGATAAAGTCCGTGCTGGAAGACCGCGAATTTATCGTTATGACTTCGCTACGGGCAATGCGACAGCTGTATCAACAAATGGGTATGTGGCCAGTCCTCAGCTTAGCTTAGATGGTCAGCGTATGGCTTATCTAAATGGTCGTAAAGCGGCTGTCATGACCTTGACGACTGGGCAAGTGGTCAACTTGGCAGAAACAGGGCTTGATGAACCCGCACGTCTATCTCCCTCTGGCAATTATGCCGTCTATCCAACTCGCCGCTTGAGTGTGGGCGGGCAAGCAGCAGGCCAATCTAGTGGTAGTCTAGTTATCCATTCGCTGTCAGGCAATACCAACTATGCCATTAGTGGACAAAATGGTGGAGTCGTGCGCTCACCGATATGGGGACGTTAA
- a CDS encoding DUF2256 domain-containing protein, whose product MAHKKKNVRKKLCPVCEREFSWTKKLDKNWESMVYCSDQCRRVKKYEGLDHQKEDK is encoded by the coding sequence ATGGCGCATAAAAAGAAGAACGTTCGCAAAAAACTTTGCCCTGTCTGCGAGCGTGAGTTTAGTTGGACTAAGAAGCTTGATAAAAACTGGGAGAGCATGGTCTATTGCTCAGACCAATGCCGCCGTGTTAAAAAATATGAAGGGCTAGATCATCAAAAAGAAGATAAGTAG
- a CDS encoding DUF2256 domain-containing protein: MAHKKVNLPQKTCPVCQHPFTWRKKWEKDWEQVIYCSERCRRSKGKSD, from the coding sequence ATGGCACATAAGAAAGTAAACTTACCGCAAAAAACTTGCCCTGTCTGCCAGCACCCATTTACGTGGCGTAAGAAGTGGGAGAAAGATTGGGAGCAGGTGATTTATTGTTCTGAGCGGTGTAGAAGGAGTAAAGGGAAAAGTGATTAA
- a CDS encoding bile acid:sodium symporter family protein, translated as MNQIALLSSWIGKTFAIWALVSAVLGFIFPEFFASLAFLIVPILGIIMFGMGMTLKTEDFLEIVKRPKPVLVGLLAQFTLMPLIAYLLTVIFNLDPLIAVGVILVGCCPGGTSSNVITFLAKGDVALSVAITSISTLLAPFLTPILLNVFAGQLIDIDLASMMMTITKIVILPILLGVIFHKFLGKKIEFVTEVLPMISVLGISIIIAAVVAVSKATILDSGAIVFIVVALHNMLGYTLGYGIARLSGFTEKQRRAIMVEVGMQNSGLGAALAATYFNPVAALPSAIFSVWHNFSGALVANIFAKRDAK; from the coding sequence ATGAATCAGATTGCATTACTTTCTAGTTGGATTGGCAAAACTTTTGCAATTTGGGCATTGGTCAGTGCTGTTTTGGGATTTATTTTTCCTGAATTTTTTGCCTCGTTGGCTTTTTTGATCGTTCCTATACTTGGCATCATTATGTTTGGGATGGGCATGACGCTCAAAACGGAAGATTTCCTAGAGATTGTCAAACGCCCCAAGCCTGTACTGGTTGGACTATTAGCACAATTCACGCTCATGCCTTTGATCGCTTACCTATTAACGGTCATTTTCAACCTTGATCCTTTAATAGCAGTCGGCGTTATTTTGGTTGGTTGTTGCCCGGGTGGTACTTCTAGTAATGTGATTACGTTCTTAGCCAAAGGTGATGTTGCATTGAGTGTGGCGATTACCTCTATATCTACCCTGCTTGCGCCTTTTTTGACCCCGATTCTATTAAATGTATTTGCTGGTCAGCTGATCGATATCGACCTAGCCAGTATGATGATGACCATTACGAAAATCGTTATCTTGCCCATATTACTGGGTGTTATCTTTCATAAGTTTTTGGGTAAAAAAATCGAGTTCGTCACCGAGGTATTGCCGATGATATCGGTATTGGGTATCTCAATTATCATCGCGGCAGTGGTCGCCGTGTCTAAAGCAACCATCTTAGATAGTGGTGCGATCGTCTTTATAGTCGTTGCTCTACATAATATGCTGGGTTATACCTTAGGATATGGAATCGCGCGCTTGTCTGGATTTACGGAAAAACAGCGCCGCGCCATTATGGTGGAAGTGGGTATGCAAAACTCTGGTCTGGGCGCTGCCCTTGCGGCAACTTATTTCAATCCTGTCGCAGCCTTACCTAGTGCAATATTTAGTGTATGGCATAACTTTAGTGGTGCGTTGGTTGCTAATATTTTTGCTAAGCGGGATGCTAAGTAG
- the metH gene encoding methionine synthase: MASRILMLDGAMGTQIQTYKLEEADYRGERFADIDQDVRGNNDLLVLTQPHMIKDIHHDHLLAGADIIETNTFNGTRLSMADYDMQYLVPELNRTAAKIAREAADEFTAKTPEKPRFVAGVVGPTSRTCSLSPDVNDPAFRNITFDELVLNYREATLCLIEGGVDIILIETIFDTLNAKAAIFAITGVFDDIGFELPIMISGTITDASGRTLSGQTAEAFYNSIRHAKPLSVGFNCALGADALRPHIQTLSNIADTYVSAHPNAGLPNEFGEYDETAEETAALLEGFAKAGILNIVGGCCGTTPEHIRQIAKVVANYPPRVIPEIAPACRLSGLEPFTINSDSLFVNVGERTNVTGSKKFLRLIKTEAYTEALDVARDQVEGGAQIVDINMDEGMLDSKQAMIHFVNLVSGEPDISRVPLMIDSSKWDIIEEGLKRTQGKSVVNSISLKEGHAEFVERAKLCMRYGAAIIVMAFDEDGQADTYERKIEISKRSYDVLVNEVGFPSEDIIFDPNIFAVATGITEHNNYGADFINATRWITENLPNAMVSGGVSNVSFSFRGNPIREAINSVFLYHAIKNGLTMGIVNPAMLELYDDIPKEARDAIEDVMLNRNQGETGQDATERLMTVAENYQDGGKKKDSTIDMSWREGTVEERIAHALVKGVTTFIEADTKEAWEKYPKPLEVIEGPLMDGMNIVGDLFGAGKMFLPQVVKSARVMKQSVAWLNPYIEAEKVEGEVKGKILMATVKGDVHDIGKNIVGVVLGCNGYDIVDLGVMVPCEKILDTAIAEKVDIIGLSGLITPSLDEMVYVAKQMQERGMTLPLMIGGATTSKAHTAVKVEPQYQNDGVIYVSDASRSVGVVTKLLSKEHRHALIDETREEYIKVRERLAKRQPKAAKVTYAESVKIGFQYDWETYVPPVPNKLGQVILDDYPIANLLPYIDWTPFFISWGLTGKYPKILQDDVVGEAARDLFENAEELLQKMIDEKSIVAKGVFKLMPARRTGADTVTVYDNDPQNGGSPAYQFEHLRQQSDKASGKPNFSLADFISPSETHTDHLGGFTVSIVGTEALAEQYKAAGDDYNAIMVQALSDRLAEAFAEHLHELIRKEYWGYQPTESLTNDEMIKEKYVGIRPAPGYPACPEHTEKGKLFDWLGTVDAIGTTLTESYAMWPASSVSGFYYSHPDSEYFNVGKISRDQLESYADRKGWDMKTAEKWLNPNL, from the coding sequence ATGGCATCACGCATTTTGATGTTAGACGGTGCCATGGGTACGCAGATTCAGACCTATAAGCTAGAAGAAGCGGATTATCGTGGTGAGCGTTTTGCTGATATCGACCAAGATGTACGCGGCAACAACGACCTACTGGTACTGACTCAGCCGCACATGATTAAAGACATTCATCACGATCATCTGTTAGCGGGCGCTGATATCATCGAGACCAATACCTTTAATGGTACGCGTCTGTCGATGGCTGACTATGACATGCAGTACCTAGTGCCAGAACTGAATAGGACGGCGGCCAAGATTGCTCGAGAAGCTGCTGATGAATTTACCGCAAAAACGCCTGAAAAACCGCGCTTCGTTGCGGGTGTCGTGGGCCCGACGTCACGTACGTGTTCGCTATCGCCTGATGTCAATGATCCTGCGTTTCGTAATATTACCTTTGATGAGTTGGTACTCAACTACCGTGAAGCGACCTTATGCCTGATAGAAGGCGGCGTCGATATCATCTTGATTGAGACAATTTTTGATACGCTAAATGCCAAAGCGGCGATATTTGCGATCACTGGTGTGTTCGACGATATTGGCTTTGAATTGCCAATTATGATTTCGGGTACGATTACCGACGCGTCAGGTCGCACGCTATCTGGTCAAACGGCCGAGGCATTTTATAACTCTATCCGCCATGCCAAGCCTCTATCTGTTGGCTTTAACTGTGCGCTAGGTGCTGATGCGCTGCGTCCACATATTCAGACATTGTCAAACATCGCTGATACTTACGTCTCTGCGCATCCAAACGCTGGTCTGCCCAATGAGTTTGGTGAGTATGATGAAACCGCTGAAGAAACGGCTGCCCTACTCGAAGGGTTTGCCAAAGCAGGTATCCTAAATATCGTGGGCGGCTGCTGTGGTACGACGCCTGAGCATATCCGTCAAATTGCTAAAGTCGTGGCGAATTATCCACCGCGTGTTATTCCTGAGATAGCGCCTGCCTGCCGACTATCAGGTCTAGAGCCATTTACCATCAATTCTGATAGCTTGTTTGTCAATGTCGGTGAGCGTACCAACGTCACAGGCTCTAAAAAATTCCTACGCTTGATTAAAACCGAAGCCTATACCGAAGCACTCGATGTCGCGCGCGATCAGGTCGAAGGCGGCGCGCAGATCGTCGATATCAATATGGATGAAGGCATGCTCGACTCCAAGCAGGCAATGATTCACTTCGTCAACTTGGTCTCAGGCGAGCCAGACATTAGCCGTGTACCATTGATGATCGACTCATCTAAATGGGACATTATCGAAGAAGGTCTGAAACGTACGCAGGGTAAATCGGTCGTCAACTCTATCTCATTAAAAGAAGGTCATGCTGAGTTCGTTGAACGTGCCAAATTATGCATGCGTTATGGTGCTGCGATTATCGTTATGGCATTCGATGAAGACGGACAGGCTGACACTTACGAGCGCAAGATTGAGATATCTAAGCGCAGCTATGATGTATTAGTCAACGAAGTGGGCTTCCCATCAGAAGATATTATCTTTGACCCAAATATCTTTGCCGTCGCCACAGGTATCACCGAGCATAACAACTACGGTGCTGACTTTATCAATGCCACACGTTGGATTACGGAAAACCTACCGAACGCCATGGTCTCAGGCGGCGTATCCAACGTCTCGTTTAGTTTCCGCGGTAACCCAATCCGTGAAGCGATTAACTCCGTATTCTTATACCACGCGATCAAAAACGGTCTGACCATGGGTATCGTCAACCCAGCCATGCTTGAGCTGTACGATGATATTCCAAAGGAAGCCCGTGACGCTATCGAAGACGTCATGCTCAACCGCAATCAAGGTGAAACTGGTCAAGATGCGACTGAACGTCTAATGACCGTCGCTGAAAATTACCAAGATGGCGGCAAGAAAAAAGACAGTACTATCGATATGAGCTGGCGCGAAGGTACAGTAGAAGAACGTATCGCCCATGCACTGGTCAAAGGCGTGACGACTTTTATCGAAGCGGACACCAAAGAAGCATGGGAGAAATACCCCAAACCGCTAGAAGTCATCGAAGGGCCACTGATGGACGGTATGAATATCGTCGGTGACCTATTTGGTGCAGGTAAAATGTTCCTACCGCAAGTCGTAAAATCTGCTCGCGTGATGAAGCAATCTGTCGCATGGTTAAACCCATATATCGAAGCGGAAAAAGTCGAAGGCGAAGTCAAAGGTAAAATCCTAATGGCAACCGTCAAAGGCGATGTACATGATATCGGCAAAAACATCGTCGGTGTGGTGCTTGGCTGTAATGGCTATGATATCGTCGATCTAGGCGTCATGGTGCCATGTGAAAAAATCCTCGATACTGCCATCGCAGAGAAAGTTGATATCATCGGTCTGTCTGGTCTAATTACTCCAAGTCTCGATGAGATGGTCTATGTCGCCAAGCAAATGCAAGAGCGCGGCATGACACTACCATTAATGATCGGCGGTGCAACGACGTCGAAAGCGCATACTGCTGTCAAGGTCGAGCCACAATATCAAAACGACGGCGTCATCTATGTATCGGACGCTTCGCGCTCAGTCGGCGTGGTGACCAAATTGCTATCAAAAGAGCATCGTCACGCACTCATCGATGAGACACGTGAAGAATATATTAAAGTGCGTGAGCGTCTGGCTAAGCGTCAACCAAAAGCCGCCAAAGTCACCTATGCCGAATCGGTCAAGATTGGCTTTCAGTATGATTGGGAAACCTATGTGCCACCAGTGCCAAATAAGCTAGGACAAGTCATATTGGATGACTATCCAATCGCCAACTTGCTGCCTTATATTGACTGGACACCATTCTTCATCTCTTGGGGTCTGACCGGTAAATACCCAAAAATATTGCAAGATGATGTGGTCGGTGAAGCAGCTCGTGATCTGTTTGAAAATGCCGAAGAGTTACTACAAAAGATGATTGATGAGAAATCGATCGTAGCCAAAGGGGTGTTTAAACTCATGCCTGCTCGCCGCACTGGCGCAGACACCGTGACTGTATATGATAATGACCCACAAAATGGTGGCAGCCCAGCGTATCAGTTTGAGCATTTACGTCAGCAAAGCGACAAGGCAAGTGGTAAGCCAAACTTTAGCTTGGCAGACTTTATCTCGCCATCAGAGACGCATACCGATCACTTAGGCGGCTTTACCGTCTCAATCGTCGGTACAGAAGCGCTTGCTGAGCAATATAAAGCAGCAGGCGATGACTATAATGCCATCATGGTACAGGCACTGTCTGACCGCTTAGCTGAAGCCTTTGCCGAGCATCTACATGAGCTCATCCGTAAAGAGTACTGGGGCTATCAGCCGACCGAGTCACTCACCAATGATGAGATGATTAAAGAAAAATATGTCGGCATCCGCCCTGCACCTGGATACCCTGCTTGCCCTGAGCATACTGAAAAAGGCAAATTGTTCGACTGGCTTGGTACGGTCGATGCAATCGGTACGACGTTGACCGAAAGCTATGCGATGTGGCCTGCATCATCGGTCAGCGGATTCTATTACTCACATCCTGATAGTGAGTATTTCAACGTCGGAAAAATCAGTCGTGATCAGTTAGAGAGTTATGCTGATCGTAAAGGTTGGGATATGAAAACGGCTGAGAAGTGGTTAAATCCAAATTTATAG
- a CDS encoding fasciclin domain-containing protein — MKLTKIATIGTLAISIAGLSACNNMMPAKTGDMKAPMHSQSMAKMNVVQIAQSNPDFSVLVEAVQAAGLADMLSDPNAHYTVFAPTNAAFMQALQETGMTKAQLFANKPLLTKVLGYHVVAGDMAMYAKDVKPGNVMTASKDTLMVTKEGKLMDENGRTTNIVKTDIAANNGVVHVIDRVLLPK; from the coding sequence ATGAAACTTACTAAAATTGCCACCATCGGTACATTGGCTATCTCAATCGCAGGTCTGAGTGCTTGTAATAATATGATGCCAGCGAAGACAGGTGATATGAAAGCACCGATGCACAGTCAGAGTATGGCTAAGATGAATGTTGTACAAATTGCCCAAAGCAACCCTGATTTTTCAGTATTGGTAGAAGCGGTACAAGCAGCAGGCCTAGCCGATATGTTGTCTGATCCTAATGCTCACTATACGGTATTTGCTCCAACCAATGCTGCCTTTATGCAAGCATTGCAAGAAACAGGTATGACCAAAGCACAGTTATTTGCCAATAAGCCATTATTAACCAAAGTATTGGGTTATCACGTAGTCGCTGGTGATATGGCTATGTATGCCAAAGATGTGAAGCCTGGTAACGTAATGACTGCTAGCAAAGACACGCTAATGGTGACCAAAGAAGGCAAACTAATGGATGAAAACGGTCGCACAACAAACATCGTGAAGACTGACATCGCTGCCAACAATGGTGTCGTCCATGTAATCGATAGAGTATTGTTGCCTAAATAA
- a CDS encoding fasciclin domain-containing protein, whose amino-acid sequence MLKKNLLSIAVVTAAMSLAACNDTETVAEPTEPEATEEMAVEPVAETEAVEAEPMAEMDMEATQTIAEIAAENENLTILTAALQAAGLDTMLMEETKHTVFAPTDDAFAPVLEKLGVTKEELLANTDLLKTVLPYHVLAMEVKAADIPYGTEIETANGKTITISEDNVITDATGNTANITGTDIMATNGVVHTIDAVLMPE is encoded by the coding sequence ATGTTAAAGAAGAACTTGTTATCTATCGCAGTTGTAACCGCAGCCATGTCACTAGCAGCGTGTAACGATACTGAAACTGTTGCAGAGCCAACTGAACCAGAAGCCACTGAAGAGATGGCAGTTGAGCCAGTTGCTGAGACAGAAGCTGTTGAAGCAGAGCCAATGGCCGAAATGGATATGGAAGCGACTCAAACTATTGCTGAAATCGCAGCAGAAAACGAAAACTTAACTATCTTAACCGCTGCGCTACAGGCTGCTGGTCTTGATACTATGCTAATGGAAGAAACCAAGCATACTGTATTTGCTCCAACTGATGATGCGTTTGCGCCAGTACTAGAAAAACTAGGCGTGACTAAAGAAGAGTTATTGGCCAATACAGACTTGCTAAAAACGGTTCTTCCTTACCATGTACTAGCAATGGAAGTTAAAGCGGCTGATATCCCATACGGTACTGAGATCGAAACAGCGAACGGTAAAACCATTACTATCAGTGAAGACAATGTGATTACTGATGCTACTGGTAATACAGCAAATATCACTGGTACAGATATCATGGCAACCAATGGTGTGGTCCACACTATCGATGCAGTACTAATGCCTGAATAA